The following proteins are encoded in a genomic region of Streptomyces gobiensis:
- a CDS encoding YibE/F family protein, whose translation MDHSHSHHHGPAAPVSKHLRKIIGAVLIPFATAVVAGLIVLWPGGAPEQDEQTGVGFDRQMEKARVTKVEEVNCKDVHAQQQNNDAATDGQCQQATVEVTTGPHQGRTFTAVITPDDTRRLSTGQNVVVAYAPQAPEELQYSVVDVDRNFPIILLAVFFALVVVAVGRLRGVLALVGLAITFAVLTLFILPAILQGSNPLVVAVVGGSTIMLVTLYLCHGLTARTSVAVLGTLISLVLIGLLGSLFIAWAKLTGNTNDQTALVHSLYPDIEIRGVLLASVLIGSLGVLDDVTVTQTSAVWELKQADPTATWRTLYTSAMRIGRDHIASVVNTLVLAYAGAALPLLLLFSVAQASVSTVATSELVAEEIVRTLVGSIGLVASVPVTTGLAALVVSTGLSGTEPSGPSGRGRRRRAKR comes from the coding sequence CGAAGCATCTGCGCAAGATCATCGGCGCGGTGCTGATCCCGTTCGCCACGGCGGTGGTGGCCGGCCTGATTGTGCTGTGGCCGGGTGGAGCGCCCGAGCAGGACGAGCAGACCGGGGTCGGCTTCGACCGGCAGATGGAGAAGGCCCGGGTGACCAAGGTGGAGGAGGTGAACTGCAAGGACGTCCACGCACAGCAGCAGAACAACGACGCCGCCACCGATGGTCAGTGCCAGCAGGCGACCGTCGAAGTGACCACCGGCCCGCACCAGGGCCGTACCTTCACCGCCGTCATCACGCCCGATGACACCCGGCGGCTGTCCACGGGACAGAACGTCGTGGTGGCCTACGCGCCACAGGCACCGGAGGAGTTGCAGTACAGCGTCGTCGACGTGGACCGGAATTTCCCGATAATCCTCTTGGCAGTCTTCTTCGCGCTGGTGGTCGTGGCGGTGGGACGGCTACGTGGTGTACTGGCGCTGGTAGGTCTGGCGATCACCTTCGCGGTGCTGACGCTCTTTATCCTGCCCGCGATTCTGCAGGGCTCGAATCCGCTGGTGGTCGCGGTGGTCGGGGGCAGCACGATCATGCTGGTGACGCTGTATCTGTGCCATGGCCTCACCGCGCGCACCTCGGTGGCGGTGCTGGGCACCCTGATTTCGCTGGTGCTGATCGGGCTGCTCGGCTCGCTGTTCATCGCCTGGGCGAAGCTGACGGGCAACACAAATGACCAGACGGCGCTGGTGCACAGTCTCTATCCGGATATCGAGATCCGCGGCGTGCTGCTGGCCAGTGTGCTGATCGGCTCGCTGGGTGTGCTGGACGATGTGACGGTCACTCAGACCTCTGCGGTGTGGGAGCTGAAGCAGGCCGATCCCACGGCGACTTGGCGCACGCTCTACACCTCGGCGATGCGGATCGGCCGCGATCACATCGCGTCCGTGGTCAACACCCTGGTGCTGGCCTACGCGGGCGCGGCGCTGCCGCTGCTGCTGCTCTTCTCGGTCGCCCAGGCCAGTGTGAGCACCGTCGCGACCAGCGAACTGGTCGCGGAGGAAATCGTACGCACCCTGGTCGGCTCGATCGGCCTGGTCGCCTCGGTCCCGGTCACGACGGGCCTGGCGGCCCTGGTCGTCTCCACGGGTCTGAGCGGCACGGAACCGTCCGGCCCCAGCGGCCGGGGAAGGCGGCGCCGGGCGAAACGGTAG
- a CDS encoding SsgA family sporulation/cell division regulator, with protein MSDTVQAHIAMNFLASDELSFRIPVGLDYDAGDPYAVRLTFSLPGDAPVTWVFSRELLIDGISHPAGEGDVHIRPVAAEYLGDLHIQLQVGQEQALFRASAPPIVAFLDRTDRIVPIGQEAVFEDIDAELTKILTSQTP; from the coding sequence ATGAGTGACACGGTTCAGGCACACATCGCAATGAACTTTCTCGCCTCGGACGAGCTCTCCTTCCGTATTCCGGTGGGGCTCGACTACGACGCCGGTGATCCTTACGCGGTCCGGCTCACCTTCAGCCTGCCCGGCGACGCGCCCGTCACCTGGGTCTTCAGCCGTGAACTGCTGATCGACGGCATCAGCCACCCGGCTGGCGAGGGCGATGTGCACATCCGCCCGGTCGCCGCCGAATATCTGGGTGACCTCCATATCCAGCTTCAAGTCGGCCAGGAACAGGCCCTCTTCCGCGCCAGCGCGCCTCCGATCGTCGCCTTCCTGGACCGTACGGACCGTATTGTCCCGATCGGCCAAGAGGCGGTCTTTGAGGACATTGACGCGGAACTGACCAAGATTCTCACCAGCCAAACGCCCTAG
- a CDS encoding DUF5326 family protein, translated as MSTKETFAGMPSWVKWVGIIVVALIVFKVVTWLLAILVGLLFKVLLFAAIVAALVFVVRKFMTSSSSSNW; from the coding sequence ATGAGCACAAAGGAGACCTTCGCGGGGATGCCGTCGTGGGTGAAGTGGGTCGGGATCATCGTGGTCGCGCTGATCGTCTTCAAGGTTGTCACCTGGCTCCTGGCTATCCTGGTGGGCCTGCTCTTCAAGGTGCTGCTGTTCGCCGCGATCGTCGCGGCGCTGGTCTTCGTCGTACGGAAGTTCATGACGTCGTCCTCCAGCAGCAACTGGTAG
- a CDS encoding cupin domain-containing protein, with protein MKAFRLEELEAERAANDGAYLQFLRERNMSVGLYALDKGAQDPQRPHRQDEVYFVVSGRASITVGDETTPVARGSVVYVPAGVPHKFHHITEDLRVMVVFSPPES; from the coding sequence ATGAAAGCGTTCCGGCTGGAGGAGCTGGAGGCGGAGCGGGCCGCCAACGATGGTGCGTATCTGCAGTTTCTGCGGGAACGGAACATGTCGGTCGGGCTCTACGCGCTGGACAAGGGCGCCCAGGATCCGCAGCGGCCGCACCGTCAGGACGAGGTGTATTTCGTGGTCAGCGGCCGCGCATCGATCACGGTGGGCGATGAGACAACGCCGGTGGCGCGGGGCAGCGTGGTCTATGTGCCGGCCGGGGTACCGCATAAGTTCCACCACATCACCGAGGATCTGCGCGTCATGGTGGTCTTCTCTCCTCCGGAGAGCTGA